In the genome of Candidatus Binataceae bacterium, one region contains:
- a CDS encoding xanthine dehydrogenase family protein molybdopterin-binding subunit has translation MPSNETRSFRVIGTRPIRHDGVDKVTGRAKYGADYAFPGMLHGKVLRSPHAHARIKSIDCDAARALPGVFAVITSADLPVASDKTQDLGEGAVNTRYLSMNILAHDKVLYDGHAVAAVAAINTHVAEQALKLIKVDYEVLSPAMNVEDAMATDAPIILPELRNKEDGPAKETNVANHLRFTRGTLADGFTAADFVVEREFNTAMVHQGYIEPHNAVGIYGADGHATIYCSTQGTFAVRSLTAQIVRMPEGSIRVVPAEIGGGFGGKLTVYLEPLAVLLSKKTGRPVKMVMTRGEVLRATGPTSGSKIKCKMGATRDGELVAAEIWMAYEAGAFPGSPVGAGAMTMIGSYEIPNFVIDAYDVIVNRPKTAAYRAPGASNAAFATETIIDELAERCGIDRIEFRLMNAVKEGSAQTAGPPYKKVGFIETLNAIKNSEHYRAPLGGPSRGRGVAAGFWFNAGMQSSAVVNIHADGTASVITGSVDVGGSRASMAMIAAEVLGLGIDQVRPMVGDTDSIGHTDVTGGSRTTLASGQAVYEAAHDALRQLKARAAILWEKKPEEVEFADGTFRADGEGIEPMSVAQLARKLARTGGPVAGRASVNARNVGPGFAVTVVDVEVDPDTGKVRLLRATIAQDAGKAIHPSYVEGQMQGGTAQGLGWALNEEYVYDRNGVLRNTGLLDYRMPTCLDVPMIETLVVEVANPAHSLGIRGVGEVSIVPPPAAAANAIYNAICVRMKELPMSPPRILKALLEHRALEQGMQSVAAD, from the coding sequence ATGCCTTCCAACGAGACCCGTTCCTTTCGCGTAATCGGCACTCGCCCAATTCGCCACGATGGCGTCGATAAGGTTACCGGGCGCGCCAAGTACGGCGCCGACTACGCGTTCCCAGGCATGTTGCATGGCAAGGTGCTGCGCTCGCCACATGCTCACGCACGAATCAAATCGATAGACTGCGATGCGGCACGCGCCCTGCCCGGCGTGTTCGCCGTGATTACCAGCGCCGATCTTCCCGTTGCGAGCGACAAAACACAGGACCTTGGCGAAGGCGCGGTCAATACCAGATATCTCTCGATGAACATCCTCGCACACGACAAGGTGCTGTATGACGGCCATGCGGTCGCCGCGGTTGCGGCGATCAATACGCACGTCGCCGAGCAGGCGCTGAAGCTGATCAAGGTCGATTACGAGGTTCTTTCCCCGGCGATGAACGTCGAGGACGCGATGGCTACGGACGCGCCAATCATCCTGCCCGAGCTCCGCAACAAGGAAGACGGGCCCGCGAAGGAAACCAATGTCGCGAACCATTTGCGTTTCACGCGCGGAACGCTCGCGGACGGGTTCACCGCCGCCGATTTCGTAGTCGAGCGCGAGTTCAACACCGCGATGGTCCATCAGGGCTACATTGAGCCGCATAACGCAGTGGGCATCTACGGGGCCGACGGTCACGCGACGATCTATTGCTCCACGCAAGGAACGTTCGCCGTGCGATCACTCACCGCCCAGATCGTTCGAATGCCCGAGGGCAGCATTCGCGTCGTACCTGCCGAAATCGGCGGCGGCTTCGGCGGCAAGCTGACGGTCTACCTGGAGCCGCTCGCGGTGCTGCTTTCAAAGAAGACCGGACGACCGGTGAAGATGGTGATGACGCGCGGTGAGGTATTGCGCGCGACGGGCCCGACCTCGGGCTCCAAAATCAAATGCAAAATGGGCGCGACGCGCGACGGCGAGCTGGTCGCCGCGGAAATCTGGATGGCCTACGAGGCGGGCGCGTTTCCTGGTTCGCCGGTCGGCGCGGGCGCAATGACGATGATCGGCTCCTATGAGATTCCAAATTTTGTCATCGATGCGTACGACGTCATCGTCAATCGTCCAAAGACCGCGGCCTATCGCGCGCCGGGCGCCAGCAACGCAGCCTTCGCGACCGAAACCATCATTGATGAGCTCGCCGAGCGATGCGGCATTGATCGTATCGAGTTCCGCCTGATGAACGCAGTCAAGGAAGGCAGCGCGCAAACCGCCGGTCCGCCATACAAGAAGGTCGGCTTCATCGAAACGCTGAATGCGATCAAGAACAGCGAACACTATCGCGCGCCACTGGGCGGTCCAAGTCGCGGGCGCGGCGTTGCAGCGGGCTTCTGGTTCAACGCAGGCATGCAATCGTCAGCGGTCGTAAACATCCATGCAGACGGCACCGCGAGCGTCATTACGGGATCCGTCGATGTCGGCGGTTCACGCGCTTCGATGGCGATGATCGCGGCGGAAGTGCTCGGCCTGGGCATCGATCAGGTGCGCCCAATGGTCGGCGACACCGACAGCATCGGCCACACCGACGTGACCGGCGGCAGCCGCACCACGCTCGCAAGCGGACAGGCGGTTTACGAAGCCGCGCATGATGCGCTGCGGCAGCTGAAAGCACGCGCAGCCATCTTATGGGAGAAGAAGCCGGAGGAAGTTGAATTCGCCGACGGGACGTTTCGCGCCGATGGCGAAGGTATCGAGCCGATGTCCGTCGCGCAGCTCGCGCGCAAACTTGCTCGCACCGGCGGTCCGGTCGCTGGGCGCGCAAGCGTTAACGCACGCAATGTCGGACCCGGATTCGCGGTCACGGTGGTCGATGTGGAGGTCGACCCTGACACGGGCAAAGTACGCCTGCTCCGCGCCACCATCGCGCAGGACGCCGGCAAGGCGATTCATCCGAGCTACGTCGAGGGTCAAATGCAGGGCGGAACTGCGCAAGGCCTTGGCTGGGCACTCAACGAGGAATACGTGTACGACCGCAACGGCGTGCTGCGAAACACGGGTTTGCTCGATTATAGGATGCCGACCTGCCTCGATGTGCCGATGATCGAAACCCTGGTGGTTGAGGTCGCGAATCCGGCTCATTCGCTGGGCATTCGCGGGGTCGGAGAAGTGTCGATCGTGCCGCCGCCCGCTGCGGCCGCGAATGCCATCTATAACGCGATCTGCGTTCGGATGAAGGAGCTGCCGATGTCGCCGCCGCGGATCCTCAAGGCGTTGCTCGAGCATCGTGCGCTTGAGCAGGGGATGCAGAGCGTCGCGGCAGATTGA
- a CDS encoding LLM class flavin-dependent oxidoreductase, protein MDKGNRKIRFGLWYDFRNPTQWRQPTDRLYAETLDQIAWGENHGFDDVWLSEHHFIEDGYLPSILPLAAAVAARTKRIRISSGVLLMPFHNPVRLAEDIAVVDVISGGRFELGVGVGFKHEEFEGFGVPFKERGARTNQALEIIRRLLNGQSVTFKSEFFDFKNIRVTPEPIQKPHPPIWLGGFTPPALRRAARYGDGFTVPGATREVYDQYIAELKKQNRPTDSIRFASAVWCLIVSNDPEKTFAEAADHVIYQANNYSKWLSAAGLSPLSEHLHDHEQLRKSGLLQVVAPDAAVELIRTFAEAVPITHFYSWTLPPGLPPRWAQTHLELFASKVIPAFR, encoded by the coding sequence ATGGATAAGGGCAATCGAAAGATACGCTTTGGTCTTTGGTACGACTTCCGCAATCCAACTCAGTGGCGGCAGCCCACCGACCGGCTCTACGCCGAGACCTTGGATCAGATCGCCTGGGGAGAGAACCACGGCTTCGACGACGTTTGGTTGTCGGAGCATCACTTCATTGAGGACGGCTATCTGCCCTCGATTTTGCCACTAGCCGCGGCGGTGGCTGCCCGCACCAAACGGATCCGTATCTCATCCGGAGTCCTGCTTATGCCGTTTCACAATCCGGTGCGGCTTGCCGAGGATATTGCGGTAGTAGATGTCATCTCCGGAGGCCGGTTCGAGCTAGGTGTCGGCGTCGGTTTCAAACATGAGGAGTTCGAAGGCTTCGGCGTGCCCTTCAAGGAACGCGGAGCGCGAACCAACCAGGCGCTCGAAATTATTCGCCGCCTTCTCAACGGACAGAGCGTCACTTTCAAGAGCGAATTCTTCGATTTCAAAAACATCCGGGTAACGCCCGAGCCGATCCAGAAACCTCATCCACCGATCTGGCTTGGCGGCTTCACTCCTCCTGCACTGCGACGCGCCGCTCGCTACGGCGATGGTTTTACGGTGCCAGGTGCGACGCGAGAGGTATACGACCAATATATCGCGGAGTTGAAGAAGCAGAATCGACCCACCGACAGTATTCGGTTCGCCAGCGCTGTCTGGTGCCTAATCGTGTCCAATGATCCGGAAAAAACCTTCGCCGAAGCCGCCGATCACGTAATCTATCAGGCCAACAACTACTCGAAGTGGCTGTCTGCGGCTGGGCTCAGTCCGCTTTCCGAGCATTTGCATGATCACGAACAGCTGCGCAAAAGCGGGCTGCTCCAGGTCGTTGCTCCTGACGCCGCCGTCGAATTGATTCGGACCTTCGCCGAGGCCGTGCCCATCACCCATTTCTATTCATGGACGCTACCTCCTGGGCTGCCGCCGCGATGGGCACAAACGCATCTTGAGCTGTTTGCGTCCAAGGTGATCCCGGCTTTTCGCTAA
- a CDS encoding DUF417 family protein, protein MSSSSVGIVSARTAVEPVAIEDVGREIVRWGLIVVLGWIGAMKFTAYEAMGIQPLVAHSPFVSWMYDFLSIRSFSAVLGCIEIATAVLLGLRYVSPKASAAGSLLAIGLFATTLSFLFTTPGWEPTLGFPALSAMPGQFLLKDIVLFGAAVWSLGESIKAIRA, encoded by the coding sequence ATGAGCTCCAGCTCAGTAGGAATAGTAAGCGCCCGAACCGCGGTTGAACCGGTTGCTATCGAGGATGTCGGCAGGGAGATAGTCCGCTGGGGTCTGATCGTGGTGCTCGGGTGGATCGGCGCGATGAAGTTCACGGCCTACGAGGCGATGGGCATTCAGCCGTTGGTCGCGCACAGTCCATTCGTCAGCTGGATGTACGATTTCCTCAGCATTCGATCATTCTCGGCGGTGCTCGGATGCATCGAAATCGCGACCGCCGTACTGCTTGGCCTGCGGTATGTCTCCCCCAAGGCATCAGCGGCCGGCAGCCTTCTGGCGATTGGGCTGTTCGCGACCACCCTTTCTTTTCTCTTCACGACTCCCGGCTGGGAACCCACTCTAGGTTTCCCCGCCCTGTCGGCCATGCCCGGACAGTTCCTGCTGAAAGACATCGTGCTGTTCGGCGCAGCAGTATGGTCGTTGGGCGAATCGATCAAAGCGATTCGGGCGTGA
- a CDS encoding DUF417 family protein has translation MKYLIKLCDRFGILRSDLDYHLVRASMVLIFALFGYQKWFAYEAKTLIPFISNGPLIFWMYPVFGITGASWFLGVSEWLFGALLFAGYWNKTAGVLGALGGIGSFVSTVTIIPFMPDGWNASAGGFPAMQGNVAFLMKDVVLLAVSFYLLKQDLLRLSLARETNASVTTTEVSLGSETLRKVV, from the coding sequence ATGAAATACCTAATCAAGCTGTGCGATCGATTCGGAATCCTGCGGAGTGACCTCGACTATCATCTGGTCCGCGCCTCGATGGTGCTCATATTCGCGCTTTTCGGATATCAGAAATGGTTTGCGTATGAAGCCAAGACGCTAATCCCCTTCATCAGTAATGGACCGCTCATCTTCTGGATGTACCCGGTTTTCGGAATCACGGGTGCTAGCTGGTTCCTGGGCGTTTCGGAATGGCTGTTTGGTGCACTCTTGTTCGCGGGCTACTGGAACAAGACCGCCGGTGTTCTCGGTGCGCTCGGTGGAATCGGTTCGTTTGTATCCACCGTGACGATTATTCCCTTCATGCCTGATGGCTGGAACGCCTCGGCCGGCGGATTCCCGGCAATGCAGGGCAACGTGGCATTCCTGATGAAGGATGTCGTTCTTCTGGCGGTGTCCTTCTATCTGCTGAAGCAAGATTTGCTGAGACTCTCGCTCGCACGAGAGACGAATGCTTCCGTAACAACAACCGAAGTGTCGCTTGGCTCGGAAACCCTGAGGAAAGTCGTGTAG
- a CDS encoding glucose 1-dehydrogenase, with protein MKKLDGKVAIVTGASKGIGAAAAKALAAEGAAIAVNYSSGRESAERVVSEITREGGKAIAIQADVSKAADVKRLFEYTRRTFGCVDVLVNNAGVFKFEPLEAITEEEFHREFDTNVLGPILAIQEVLKHFPSRGGSIINVTSIASENPVPDSSLYSATKGALDTLTMALAKELGPRNIRVNCVAPGLVDTEGNRESGFVGSEAGKLGAASTPLAPRFGKPEEIAPVIVFLASEDAAWLTGERISASGGLH; from the coding sequence ATGAAAAAACTGGATGGCAAAGTCGCAATAGTAACTGGTGCCTCCAAAGGAATCGGAGCGGCCGCGGCAAAGGCACTCGCCGCTGAAGGCGCTGCAATTGCAGTCAATTACTCCTCGGGAAGAGAGAGTGCTGAACGCGTTGTATCCGAGATCACACGAGAAGGTGGCAAGGCGATCGCGATTCAAGCAGACGTCTCCAAAGCGGCTGACGTAAAGCGGTTGTTCGAATACACTAGGAGAACATTCGGCTGCGTAGATGTTCTTGTTAACAATGCCGGCGTTTTCAAGTTCGAGCCTTTGGAAGCTATTACCGAAGAAGAATTCCACCGCGAGTTTGATACCAACGTCCTGGGACCGATCCTCGCGATCCAGGAGGTGCTGAAACACTTCCCGTCGCGCGGCGGCAGCATCATCAATGTCACATCCATTGCCAGCGAAAATCCCGTCCCCGATTCCTCGCTCTATTCTGCGACCAAGGGGGCTCTCGACACCCTGACCATGGCACTCGCCAAGGAACTCGGCCCACGAAATATCCGGGTCAATTGCGTTGCGCCGGGGCTGGTCGATACCGAAGGCAACCGAGAAAGTGGCTTTGTGGGCAGCGAGGCGGGAAAATTGGGTGCCGCGTCCACGCCGCTGGCTCCTAGATTCGGCAAGCCGGAGGAGATCGCGCCAGTCATCGTTTTTCTGGCCTCAGAGGATGCGGCGTGGCTGACGGGTGAACGAATCAGCGCTTCCGGTGGCTTGCATTGA